The Aedes aegypti strain LVP_AGWG chromosome 3, AaegL5.0 Primary Assembly, whole genome shotgun sequence genome contains a region encoding:
- the LOC5571121 gene encoding ice-structuring glycoprotein — protein MHSENDLSSIKSEPHLSDKDEQTLSEANSNALLTSPTTSTSSSQSQTLVSSASTTQAVPVPITSAMLQSYSTAAHINSYNTAAGLASIQAQAQSYAAQAAAVAQANQAAAASAQYTAHYADAANLAKEVAQKNYANALKMAAASNALTGKPLTALSYTGVALNKTGVMPQTPAYAAAAAVATPAAAPSYPPPRISTPAVAMAAATPQQSMLPAITRPPPPILPQAAFAQMLRPQMPANFQHPYAAAFAAQQQFLNQSLMYPSFPAGGYQFGTPMHAAMPATNLTAMPQVQQVPTPGATPGSAVVLNPYKKMKTS, from the coding sequence ATGCACTCGGAAAACGACCTCAGTAGCATCAAGTCCGAGCCTCACCTCAGCGATAAAGATGAGCAAACCTTGAGCGAAGCTAACAGCAATGCCCTACTAACCTCTCCAACTACCAGCACGTCTAGCTCGCAGTCTCAGACGCTTGTATCCTCTGCGTCCACAACCCAAGCGGTCCCGGTTCCAATCACCAGTGCAATGCTACAATCCTACTCGACAGCTGCCCACATTAATAGCTATAACACCGCCGCTGGTCTCGCTAGCATTCAAGCACAGGCGCAGTCATATGCCGCCCAGGCAGCTGCCGTTGCACAAGCGAATCAAGCCGCCGCTGCTTCTGCACAATACACAGCACACTACGCTGATGCCGCCAATCTAGCCAAGGAAGTTGCCCAGAAGAACTACGCCAATGCACTCAAAATGGCTGCCGCTTCAAATGCCCTAACCGGTAAACCACTGACCGCTCTCAGCTACACGGGAGTTGCCTTGAACAAAACCGGAGTCATGCCTCAGACTCCGGCGTACGCAGCTGCAGCCGCCGTGGCCACACCAGCCGCTGCCCCATCTTATCCACCACCTCGCATTAGCACTCCTGCCGTAGCTATGGCAGCTGCTACTCCTCAGCAGTCAATGCTTCCGGCCATTACGCGTCCGCCACCGCCCATTTTGCCACAAGCAGCCTTCGCGCAAATGTTACGTCCTCAAATGCCGGCCAACTTCCAACACCCTTACGCAGCCGCATTCGCTGCTCAGCAACAGTTTCTTAACCAAAGCCTAATGTACCCGTCCTTCCCGGCCGGTGGCTACCAATTCGGCACCCCCATGCATGCAGCTATGCCTGCGACTAACCTGACGGCAATGCCCCAGGTACAACAAGTACCAACGCCCGGTGCTACCCCCGGCAGTGCAGTCGTACTTAATCCCTACAAAAAGATGAAAACCTCATAA